Proteins co-encoded in one Anaerolineales bacterium genomic window:
- the map gene encoding type I methionyl aminopeptidase → MKYPAALAGAFPPGLRAQRGVVLKSDRELDLMQEAGRINALALAAAACQARPSVRTAELDEAAAEVLLRHGAKAAFLGYGGTIPYPAVTTISVNEELVHGIPGDRRLLPGDIVSIDCGAVVEGFVGDSALTLAVGEVSEEARRLIEATLGALLAGIEHMRPGQRTGDVSAAVQSTVEAAGFNVVREYTGHGVGRAMHEDPQVPNYGTAGTGLALKKGMTIALEPMVLAGRPATHVLRDQWTVASLDSRLTAHFEHTVAVTADGPRVLTSLPSGLDSGLPEGYNNYFAGWPMAREADRGSVGS, encoded by the coding sequence ATGAAGTATCCCGCCGCTCTGGCCGGTGCCTTCCCGCCCGGACTTCGTGCGCAGCGAGGGGTCGTGCTGAAGAGCGACCGCGAGCTAGACCTGATGCAGGAGGCCGGGCGGATCAATGCTCTGGCCCTGGCGGCTGCGGCCTGCCAGGCCCGGCCTTCCGTGCGCACGGCCGAGCTGGATGAGGCGGCGGCCGAAGTCCTGCTGCGGCATGGGGCCAAGGCCGCTTTTCTGGGGTATGGCGGCACGATCCCGTACCCGGCGGTGACGACGATCAGCGTCAATGAAGAGCTGGTACACGGCATCCCGGGGGACCGCCGTCTCCTGCCCGGGGACATCGTCAGCATTGATTGCGGCGCAGTTGTCGAGGGTTTCGTGGGCGACTCGGCGCTGACCCTGGCGGTGGGGGAGGTTTCGGAGGAGGCGCGCCGCCTGATCGAGGCAACGCTGGGGGCGCTGTTGGCGGGCATCGAGCATATGCGGCCCGGCCAGCGAACCGGCGACGTCTCGGCTGCGGTCCAGAGCACGGTGGAGGCGGCCGGGTTCAATGTAGTCCGCGAGTACACCGGACACGGAGTCGGGCGGGCCATGCATGAGGATCCGCAGGTGCCGAACTACGGCACGGCAGGGACAGGCCTGGCTCTCAAGAAGGGCATGACGATCGCCTTGGAGCCGATGGTTCTCGCTGGCCGGCCGGCGACCCATGTGCTGCGCGATCAGTGGACGGTGGCCTCGCTCGATAGCCGGCTGACTGCCCATTTCGAGCATACGGTGGCGGTAACTGCCGATGGCCCTCGGGTGCTGACCAGTCTGCCGTCAGGCCTGGACTCGGGGCTGCCAGAAGGATATAATAATTACTTTGCTGGCTGGCCGATGGCCAGGGAAGCCGACCGGGGGAGTGTGGGTTCATGA
- the rpmJ gene encoding 50S ribosomal protein L36, with protein MKVSSSVRKRCPKCKLVRRRGKVYVICENPRHKQRQG; from the coding sequence ATGAAAGTGTCCTCTTCAGTGCGCAAGCGTTGTCCCAAGTGCAAGCTTGTGCGGCGCCGCGGCAAAGTCTATGTGATCTGCGAGAATCCTCGCCACAAGCAGCGACAGGGGTGA
- the rpsM gene encoding 30S ribosomal protein S13: protein MARIEGIDLPRDKRVEIGLTYIHGIGRTTSRKALAEAHIDPNRRVRDLTEDEIAALRDYIGQKVTVEGDLRREVQMNIKRLIDIGCYRGLRHRRNLPARGQRTRTNARTRKGPKKTVAGRGRRRGAKKK, encoded by the coding sequence ATGGCACGGATTGAAGGCATTGACCTGCCGCGCGACAAGCGAGTCGAAATCGGCCTGACCTACATCCACGGGATCGGGCGCACGACGTCGCGCAAGGCGCTGGCGGAGGCGCACATCGACCCCAATCGTCGGGTTCGGGACCTGACCGAGGACGAGATCGCCGCCCTGCGGGACTACATCGGGCAGAAGGTGACCGTCGAGGGCGACCTCAGGCGCGAGGTCCAGATGAATATCAAGCGCCTGATCGACATCGGCTGTTACCGAGGGCTGCGCCACCGCCGGAACCTGCCGGCGCGCGGCCAGCGGACCCGTACGAATGCCCGCACCCGCAAGGGGCCCAAGAAGACAGTGGCTGGGCGCGGTCGGCGCCGCGGCGCCAAGAAGAAGTAG